Proteins from a genomic interval of Alteromonas macleodii ATCC 27126:
- the bcsA gene encoding UDP-forming cellulose synthase catalytic subunit, producing MDYSQTRRQHYTSQFIIVLLVASFILGVLLLAPMDALGQLLSSIVILIAISLCSKEARHTQKYQHLFRILALVLAIALSVRYLLWRGIYTLTYSDFLSMIAVWLLFGAEIYAGITSVLGAIVNAFPLSRPLLSLEGVDKSTLPSVDVMIPSYNEDEGILEVTIRAAKMLDYPKEKLRIHLLDDGGTDQKINAENPVSAATAKQRRQDLQALCKRLDITYHTRAKNEFAKAGNVNSAIQNTTGDLIVILDADHVPTSDFLDRTVPWMLKNEKVFLVQTPHFMANPDPVERNYFSAFTRMPSENDMFYGTIQKGLDYWGSSFFCGSAALMRRKHLDLVGGISGDSITEDAETALDLHKMGYESVYVDRPMVSGLAPETFDAFIQQRMRWAQGMTQILLLKKPFKAQGLKWYQRVGYMSSIMFWLFPFARIIFLLMPLAYLVFGLQVYHASMLEIFAFTLPHVIATYMISTMLFGRTRWPLVSELYEILQCAFTLNALIKVFLKPRAPSFVVTPKGESLDRTFVSPLSSVFYWLILVITFALGSGVYKFITEPLTRELTVVVMLWNVFNLILLLSVLSVLLERKQVRSQARLPATNSVVIKTTSDEAWVGDLVDLSLGGARLRLKGEGALVPENATLTSWSHALNKNVHLPISVLHYDNRSKILRVRFMPQTEEQENEVVAYSLCDSLRWMSFQRRRTRAISYWFGAKHVLKVGLKPVLLHMLVLMGKFAGKLGLLAKPAKENQ from the coding sequence TTGGACTATTCGCAAACTCGTAGGCAACACTACACCTCTCAGTTCATTATTGTTCTGTTAGTAGCATCCTTTATTCTTGGGGTGCTACTGCTGGCACCCATGGATGCATTGGGCCAGCTTCTCTCTTCAATCGTTATCCTCATTGCAATATCCTTGTGCAGCAAAGAAGCGCGGCACACGCAAAAATACCAGCATTTATTCCGCATTTTAGCTCTGGTGCTAGCCATTGCGCTTAGCGTCAGGTATTTGCTGTGGCGTGGTATTTACACGCTAACCTACTCAGATTTTCTTTCAATGATTGCCGTCTGGCTATTATTTGGCGCTGAAATTTATGCGGGGATCACTTCAGTGTTAGGGGCGATCGTTAACGCGTTTCCGCTCAGTCGACCGCTTTTGTCCCTGGAAGGGGTAGATAAATCAACTCTGCCCAGTGTAGACGTCATGATCCCGAGTTATAACGAAGATGAAGGGATATTAGAAGTTACTATCCGCGCTGCAAAAATGCTCGATTACCCTAAAGAAAAGCTTCGTATTCATTTGCTTGACGACGGCGGAACCGACCAGAAAATTAACGCTGAAAACCCTGTGTCAGCGGCCACTGCAAAACAGCGGCGACAAGATTTGCAAGCACTGTGCAAACGTTTAGACATTACCTATCACACTCGAGCAAAAAATGAGTTTGCCAAGGCGGGTAATGTGAACAGTGCAATACAAAATACCACGGGTGATTTGATTGTTATCTTGGATGCTGACCATGTTCCTACTTCGGATTTTCTTGATAGAACCGTGCCGTGGATGCTTAAAAACGAGAAGGTCTTTCTCGTTCAAACCCCTCATTTTATGGCTAACCCAGATCCTGTTGAGCGTAACTACTTCTCTGCGTTTACTCGCATGCCTTCAGAAAACGACATGTTTTACGGCACTATACAGAAAGGCTTAGACTACTGGGGGAGTTCCTTCTTCTGTGGATCAGCCGCATTGATGAGAAGAAAGCACCTCGATTTGGTTGGGGGCATTTCCGGCGACTCTATCACTGAAGATGCAGAAACCGCGTTAGATCTTCACAAAATGGGCTACGAGTCTGTATATGTGGACAGACCTATGGTAAGCGGCCTTGCGCCAGAAACTTTTGATGCGTTTATTCAGCAGCGTATGCGCTGGGCACAAGGCATGACGCAAATTTTACTACTCAAAAAGCCTTTTAAAGCGCAAGGACTAAAATGGTATCAGCGAGTGGGCTACATGAGTTCAATCATGTTTTGGCTGTTCCCGTTTGCTCGCATCATCTTTTTGCTTATGCCACTGGCGTATTTGGTCTTTGGGCTTCAGGTTTACCATGCATCGATGCTGGAAATTTTTGCCTTCACCCTGCCTCACGTTATTGCCACTTACATGATATCCACCATGCTTTTTGGGCGAACCCGATGGCCCTTAGTGTCAGAGTTATATGAAATACTACAGTGCGCATTTACGCTAAATGCATTAATCAAGGTTTTCTTAAAGCCGCGGGCACCTTCATTTGTTGTGACGCCAAAAGGAGAGAGCCTTGACAGAACCTTTGTGTCGCCACTATCGAGCGTGTTTTACTGGCTAATATTGGTAATCACATTCGCATTAGGGAGCGGCGTCTATAAGTTCATAACAGAGCCTCTTACACGCGAACTTACTGTGGTGGTCATGTTGTGGAATGTATTTAATTTGATTCTATTGTTGTCTGTTCTTAGTGTGTTATTAGAGCGGAAACAGGTGCGTAGTCAGGCACGTCTCCCAGCTACCAATAGTGTCGTTATTAAGACTACAAGCGATGAAGCTTGGGTTGGAGATTTGGTCGATCTTTCGCTTGGTGGAGCTCGGTTACGCTTGAAAGGTGAGGGAGCGTTAGTACCTGAAAATGCAACGCTCACATCGTGGAGTCACGCACTGAATAAGAACGTTCATTTGCCAATTAGCGTTCTGCATTACGACAATAGGTCAAAAATTCTTCGAGTACGCTTTATGCCTCAAACCGAAGAACAAGAAAACGAAGTCGTCGCCTATTCACTGTGTGATAGTCTGCGCTGGATGTCGTTTCAACGAAGAAGAACAAGGGCTATCTCATACTGGTTCGGCGCAAAACATGTGTTGAAAGTTGGGTTAAAGCCTGTTTTATTGCATATGCTTGTATTAATGGGGAAGTTCGCCGGGAAATTAGGTTTGCTTGCTAAACCGGCAAAGGAAAATCAATGA
- a CDS encoding YgjV family protein, which produces MNIVAESFGAIAVVLNFIGYRQTNVDKYLLISAFALSALSVHFFMLDAMAAGIGTLLASVRNFIAIKHRSNAILFFFVAVNLGFLAYEWFVLEHSWIIFIAYASSLIFTVGSLVIRNTHTIRKVFLVAETLGLLYAISVGSIFGTVFNVSNLISILSKLRKP; this is translated from the coding sequence ATGAACATAGTTGCAGAAAGCTTTGGCGCAATAGCCGTTGTTTTAAATTTTATTGGGTATCGCCAAACGAACGTAGACAAGTATTTGCTTATTTCTGCGTTTGCCTTAAGTGCACTTAGCGTGCATTTTTTTATGCTAGATGCCATGGCCGCAGGCATTGGAACACTGCTTGCCAGCGTTCGTAACTTTATTGCCATTAAACATAGAAGCAATGCCATTTTATTTTTCTTTGTTGCGGTGAATCTAGGCTTCCTCGCTTACGAGTGGTTTGTGCTAGAGCACAGCTGGATAATCTTCATTGCCTATGCGTCGTCACTTATTTTTACAGTGGGATCTTTGGTTATCCGCAATACGCACACTATTAGAAAGGTTTTTCTTGTTGCTGAAACTTTGGGGCTGTTATATGCCATTTCCGTAGGCAGTATTTTTGGAACGGTATTCAATGTAAGTAACTTGATCAGTATTTTAAGTAAGCTGCGCAAGCCCTAA
- a CDS encoding tRNA1(Val) (adenine(37)-N6)-methyltransferase: MKVNTDSLILGSWAQFRANLSHAPRILDIGTGSGILALMMAQKAAHFCNPNGEEQSVQSSSIDISSFDNGAARIDAIEIDEQAAAQAATNFENAKWAKQLFIYCCDVTGYTSPHLYDLVISNPPYFDTPATLSNAYSKQSQSRSVARQTSALGPDELFSASSTLLIEQGQMYCVYPASMEASVIETAEGYGLSLADILYVKHTSNKSPYLCAFHFKKVMEGASDNLKNVTAHREWPSLTAKNAIKNELIIRDQKGEYTSEYKALCQPFYLKF, encoded by the coding sequence ATGAAAGTGAACACCGACAGTCTGATTTTAGGAAGTTGGGCACAGTTTCGTGCAAACCTCAGCCATGCTCCACGTATCTTGGATATCGGCACCGGAAGTGGCATTTTAGCGTTGATGATGGCCCAAAAAGCAGCGCACTTTTGCAATCCGAACGGTGAAGAGCAGAGCGTTCAAAGCAGTTCAATTGACATCAGCTCGTTCGATAATGGCGCAGCCAGAATTGACGCGATAGAAATAGATGAGCAAGCCGCAGCGCAGGCCGCTACCAACTTTGAAAATGCAAAATGGGCCAAACAGCTGTTTATTTACTGCTGTGATGTAACTGGCTACACCTCACCCCACTTGTATGACCTAGTGATTTCTAATCCGCCTTACTTTGACACGCCAGCTACACTTTCAAATGCGTACAGCAAGCAAAGCCAATCTCGCTCGGTGGCAAGGCAAACGTCTGCATTGGGCCCAGATGAACTTTTTAGTGCAAGCAGCACGTTGTTAATAGAACAAGGGCAAATGTACTGTGTGTACCCAGCGTCGATGGAAGCCTCGGTTATCGAAACGGCTGAAGGTTATGGCCTATCGCTGGCAGATATTCTTTATGTAAAGCATACATCTAACAAATCGCCTTATCTTTGCGCGTTCCACTTTAAGAAAGTAATGGAGGGCGCAAGTGATAATCTTAAAAACGTTACTGCACATCGGGAATGGCCGAGCTTAACAGCGAAAAATGCAATCAAAAATGAGCTGATAATTAGGGATCAAAAGGGCGAATATACCAGTGAATACAAAGCCCTTTGTCAGCCTTTCTACCTTAAATTTTAA
- a CDS encoding NAD(P)H-binding protein codes for MKSAMVLGATGLVGRTLVNMLLQDRRYNEVTCLVRKPLSSSMFNDPHNRLKPVVIDFDNLQDYQGYFSVNHVYCCLGTTLKKAGSKQAFRRVDFEYVHVAAQLTRAQRADSFVWISSVGADAKSSNFYLRVKGELENAIMRMPQLPHASAVRPSLLLGNRDESRTLEDIAQKTAPIWQSIMKGPLKKYRPVHAVDVARNMMSLQRWK; via the coding sequence ATGAAATCCGCAATGGTGCTAGGAGCGACAGGTTTAGTGGGACGAACGCTTGTAAATATGCTGTTACAGGATAGACGGTACAATGAAGTAACCTGCTTAGTCAGAAAACCGCTCTCCTCCAGTATGTTTAACGACCCTCACAATCGCCTAAAGCCCGTGGTTATCGACTTCGACAATCTACAGGACTATCAAGGCTACTTTAGCGTAAATCATGTTTATTGCTGCTTGGGTACCACGCTTAAAAAGGCCGGGTCTAAACAAGCCTTTCGCCGCGTTGATTTTGAGTATGTTCACGTTGCTGCGCAGCTTACCCGAGCTCAGCGCGCGGACAGCTTTGTATGGATATCATCGGTAGGCGCTGATGCTAAAAGCAGTAACTTTTATTTACGAGTAAAAGGCGAGCTAGAAAACGCGATTATGCGAATGCCTCAGTTACCCCATGCCTCTGCCGTACGCCCTTCGTTATTGTTGGGCAATCGCGACGAGTCGCGGACGCTAGAAGATATAGCGCAGAAAACGGCGCCCATATGGCAAAGCATAATGAAAGGCCCGTTAAAGAAATACCGACCCGTTCATGCCGTTGATGTGGCCAGAAATATGATGTCGCTGCAGCGCTGGAAATAA